TCGCGCAGCGGTGTGACGAGCAGCACGTCGGCCGCGAGGTAGAGGGCCACCATCTCGTCGCGGGTGTGTCCGCGGTGCAGGTAGACGAGCGGCGCGTGCCCGATCGAGCCGTGCTCGCCGTTGATGCGCCCCACCGTGAGCTCGACCTCGTCACGCAGCTGCCGGTAGGCGTCGACGCGTTCGCGGCTCGGGCTCGCGACCTGCACGAACACGATGTCGGCGGGGTCGATCTCACCGTCGCCGAGCAGCTCGTCGAACGCCTTGAGGCGGTGGCGGATGCCCTTCGTGTAGTCGAGCCGGTCGACGCCCAGCATGACCGTCTTGGGGTTGCCGAGCTCGGCGCGGATCTCCCGCGCGCGCTGCTGGATCTCGGGGCGGGCGGCGACCTCGGCGAAGGCTGCGGCGTCGATCGAGATCGGGAACTCCTGGGCGAGCACCGTGCGCGACGGATGGTCGGCGGTGCCGGGTACGACGATCGTATTGCCGAGGGCGGGCACCCGGGTGAAGCGCTCGGCGGTCATGCGGAAGGCGACCGCGTCGGTGACCTGCTGGAACCCGATCACGTCGGCGCCGAGCAGCCCCTCGACGACGCTCTTGCGCCACGGCAGCTGTGCGAAGAGGCGGCTCGGCGGGAACGGGATGTGCAGGAAGAACGCGATCGTGAGGTCGGGGCGCAGTTCGCGCAGCATGGCGGGCACGAGCTGCAGCTGGTAGTCGTGCACCCACACGATCGCTCCCCGCGCGGCCTGCTCGGCGACGCGCTCCGCGAACCGCTGGTTCACCCGACGGTAGCGGTCCCACCACACGCGGTGGAAGTCGGGGCGCGCGATCACGTCGTGGTAGAGCGGCCACAGCGTGCCGTTCGAGAAGCCCTCGTAGTAGAGCTCGATGTCGTCTTCGCTGAGTTCGACGGGGGCGAGGCGCATCGATCCGATCTCGAAGGGCTCGAGCTGCTCGTCGGCGGCGCCGACCCACCCGACCCAGAGGCAGCCGAGCTGCTCGACGATGGGCGCGACGGCGGTGACGAGCCCCCCGGGCGAGGTGCGCCAGGAGGTCGATCCGTCGCTCGCGACCACGCGGTCGACGGGAAGTCGATTGGAAACCATGACGAGCTCGCGACCGCCCGTCATGTCCTGCATTTCGGTCATGGCACCCCCTGCGACTCTGTGTTCGCAGTCTAACGAGCGCGGGTCACGGTTCGCTGCCCAT
The genomic region above belongs to Leucobacter muris and contains:
- a CDS encoding bifunctional alpha,alpha-trehalose-phosphate synthase (UDP-forming)/trehalose-phosphatase, with protein sequence MTEMQDMTGGRELVMVSNRLPVDRVVASDGSTSWRTSPGGLVTAVAPIVEQLGCLWVGWVGAADEQLEPFEIGSMRLAPVELSEDDIELYYEGFSNGTLWPLYHDVIARPDFHRVWWDRYRRVNQRFAERVAEQAARGAIVWVHDYQLQLVPAMLRELRPDLTIAFFLHIPFPPSRLFAQLPWRKSVVEGLLGADVIGFQQVTDAVAFRMTAERFTRVPALGNTIVVPGTADHPSRTVLAQEFPISIDAAAFAEVAARPEIQQRAREIRAELGNPKTVMLGVDRLDYTKGIRHRLKAFDELLGDGEIDPADIVFVQVASPSRERVDAYRQLRDEVELTVGRINGEHGSIGHAPLVYLHRGHTRDEMVALYLAADVLLVTPLRDGMNLVAKEYVACRADEQGVLVLSEFAGAADELRDALLVNPHDIEGLKAAIVRAAHMPREEQRRRMRSLRRTVYDNDVAHWATGYLGAVRAAAESQRPSQTGHRTEPIQVSTAFVPRSIDDRVRRLAALPQLIVASDFDGTLAPIVPRPQDARILPRARQALEVLRSAPDTYVAVLTGRSLEGLAETGLQSEGWIVSGSHGSELTGLDVGAVAGAGEAPPLGSPLTDEEHERLQRIARRFERVLGGEPGVRLERKPFGIAVHTRQVADSEQADELMAAAVELGLAAEMHVREGKQVREFSVRDSNKGSVLRSIRAALPNAPVLFLGDDVTDEDVFTSLGHDDLGIKVGDGATAAVERVPDPETATAVLALLAELRTGIIIGSE